A single region of the Raphanus sativus cultivar WK10039 chromosome 1, ASM80110v3, whole genome shotgun sequence genome encodes:
- the LOC108812824 gene encoding protein TIC 20-I, chloroplastic-like, which yields MMISGCGTLTSHALTSSWGFKPSSYRATITSGQSQRCLAPSSLSVIKNSLGSPLPFNGLQPSVQRGVPLPYLSASSSRLLNGEQGSLSSTLPLLPVRRKTLLSPRASKDVPSSFRFPPMTKKPQWWWRTLACLPYLMPLHETWMYAETAYHLHPFLEDFEFLTYPFLSALGKLPGWFLMAYFFVAYLGVVRRKEWPHFFRFHVVMGMLLEIALQVVGTVSKWMPLGLYWGKFGMHFWTAVAFAYLFTVLESIRCALAGMYADIPFVCDAAYIQIPYD from the exons ATGATGATAAGTGGATGCGGCACGTTAACTTCACATGCTCTGACAAGCTCTTGGGGGTTCAAGCCTTCTTCATACAGAGCTACAATAACATCAGGACAGTCTCAACGTTGTCTTGCTCCAAGTTCATTGTCTGTCATAAAGAACTCTTTGGGCTCACCTTTACCATTTAATGGGCTTCAGCCTAGTGTACAAAGAG GTGTGCCTCTGCCATATCTCTCAGCTTCGTCTTCTCGCCTTCTGAATGGGGAACAAGGTAGTCTGTCTAGTACATTACCTTTGTTACCCGTGCGCAGGAAAACCCTTTTGTCCCCAAGAGCATCAAAAGATGTACCTTCCAGCTTCCGGTTTCCTCCAATGACCAAAAAGCCACAATGGTGGTGGAGAACTTTGGCATGCCTACCTTACCTGATGCCGCTGCACGAAACCTGGATGTACGCAGAAACCGCTTACCATCTCCACCCTTTCCTTGAAGATTTCGAGTTCTTGACCTACCCGTTTCTAAGCGCCTTAGGGAAGTTACCGGGCTGGTTCCTCATGGCTTACTTCTTTGTAGCTTACCTTGGGGTTGTGAGAAGAAAAGAATGGCCTCACTTCTTCAGGTTCCATGTGGTGATGGGTATGCTGCTTGAAATCGCTCTTCAGGTGGTGGGAACTGTCAGCAAGTGGATGCCTCTTGGACTCTATTGGGGTAAGTTTGGGATGCATTTCTGGACTGCTGTTGCGTTTGCATATCTGTTTACCGTCCTTGAGAGCATAAGGTGTGCACTTGCGGGTATGTACGCGGACATCCCATTTGTCTGTGATGCTGCGTATATCCAGATTCCGTACGACTAA
- the LOC108842672 gene encoding uncharacterized protein LOC108842672: MSSTPDPNSSFASVAASPSLVTASETPATPANNVRTNPSQPPPAPPPPSYRSIAPVQHANPIQQTHNNLQAQSIPNRRPNSPHRQQDPSTVLYPFAPPPSGRGGFSVRPVRMSSPLVASAAPPPTVTAAGNQSGYTLRPGLAYNHRLAESMMQFMRARNPPQIHHHQHHQLSHPGSGPMRGVPHFLQPRVAPPPTSILDTGRNKNARKRDALVLVRGRKVRITDDASLYSLSRSWLRNGAHEGMQSQRSDTMKPLPKPLPLDVMEAAVPNDTAEKTTDDEDKEDEESVKELTEKDLLQGHIERAKKVRARLREERSRKIARYKGRLALLLPQSGEQCTKND, from the exons ATGTCGTCGACTCCCGATCCCAACTCCTCCTTCGCATCCGTAGCGGCGTCTCCCTCTCTCGTCACCGCATCCGAAACTCCGGCGACACCTGCAAACAACGTCAGAACAAATCCGTCTCAGCCACCACCCGCTCCACCGCCACCGTCTTACAGATCCATAGCTCCGGTTCAGCATGCTAATCCGATCCAACAAACTCACAACAACCTCCAGGCACAGTCAATCCCGAACCGACGCCCTAATTCGCCTCACCGTCAGCAAGACCCCTCGACGGTTCTTTACCCGTTCGCTCCTCCTCCGTCGGGTCGAGGAGGGTTCTCGGTCCGACCCGTTCGGATGAGTTCGCCGTTAGTCGCTTCCGCCGCTCCTCCTCCTACCGTGACGGCGGCGGGTAATCAGAGCGGTTATACTCTTCGCCCGGGTTTGGCTTACAACCACCGATTAGCGGAATCCATGATGCAGTTCATGAGGGCGAGGAATCCTCCTcagattcatcatcatcaacatcatcagcTTTCTCATCCCGGGTCGGGTCCCATGAGAGGTGTTCCTCACTTTCTTCAACCGCGG GTTGCCCCTCCCCCAACTTCAATTCTAGACACTGGCAGGAATAAAAATGCCAG AAAGCGGGACGCGCTTGTCCTTGTTAGAGGGAGAAAG GTTAGAATCACTGATGATGCTTCTCTTTATTCCCTTAGTCGATCCTGGTTGAGAAATGGTGCCCATGAAGGAATGCAG TCGCAAAGGAGCGATACAATGAAACCGTTACCAAAGCCTTTACCTCTGGATGTGATGGAAGCAGCTGTGCCGAACGATACAGCTGAAAAAACTACTGATGATGAAGATAAAGAG GACGAGGAATCTGTGAAGGAATTAACAGAGAAGGATCTTTTGCAAGGACACATCGAGCGAGCTAAGAAGGTCCGCGCACG ATTAAGAGAAGAACGGTCGAGGAAGATTGCGAGGTACAAAGGAAGACTGGCTCTTCTTCTGCCACAATCCGGAGAGCAGTGCACGAAGAACGATTAA